ATTATCCCAGTTTCCTTACCAATTATTTTTGCGCTTCTTACAGCATTACTAATCGATCCCCTTGTTAGACTCGTAGAAAAGCAATTTAAATGGAATCGTAAACCAGCTGTTATCTCAGTTTTCATCTTTATTTTAGCAATTATCTCTTCGCTATTATATTATACTGTTACTCGTCTTATAGGAAAGATAATCGACTTTACGCACGCAGCTCCTGGTCATTTCAATACATTATCCGGCTTTTGGATTGATATGCAAAATAAACTATTCCAATATACAGCGGGCATGCCAACAGAAGTTATTGAATCCATACAGGAATCGTTCAAAAATATATTTGACTCGATAAGAATAGCCATCCTTGAATTGTTGAGCTATGATAAAATTACTTCACTCCTAACTGACGTGCCTAACTTTCTTGTTAGTTTAATCGTCTTCATAATTGCACTGTTTCTTTTTATGCTAGAATTACCAGAACTTAAGAAATTATTATTTAAGTATCTCACAAAATCTACAGAAAAAAAAGTACGATTTATGGTGACAAAACTAAATTCAATTCTATTTGGATTTGTGAAAGCGCAATTTCTTGTGAGTCTAATTATTTTCGCTGTTACACTTGTTGGACTCTTATTAATAAAACCTAAATACGCCATCATTATGTCCGTCATCATTTGGATCATTGATCTTATCCCTATATTGGGGTCAATCATTATTCTCGCGCCATGGGCATTATATTATTTCATAAGTGGCGATGTGGGAACAGGAACCCAACTAACAATTCTAGCAATTATTCTTCTTGTGATTCGTCGAACAGTCGAACCAAAAGTAATGGGGTCCCAAATTGGTCTAAAACCATTACCAACCCTAATTGCAATGTTCATCGGCTTAAAACTTATGGGCTTTCTTGGTTTCTTTATTGGTCCGCTTGTTGTTATTTTATTTACTACAGCACGCGAAGCAAACATCATTCGCGTTAATTTCAAAATTTAATAGGGACAATCGCTTTATAAGACTAAAAAGTAGAGGAATTCTCCCTCTACTTTTTATTTATTCCTATTTTTAACTGTTTGCTCGTAATTCTTGATGTTTTAATAACTCTTGTCTCGTAATTTCATCAGCATTATTACGTTCTTCATTTGCCCACGTAAAGAAGATTTTCCCGATAACAAATATATAAATCATTTCCTGTGCAACCTTCATTAAAATACCACCAAGCTGTTGGTCATATAAAGAAGACATACTTGTAAACATTTCAGGTCCGGAGATTCCAAGACCAGATAGTCCCGCTAGCGTTCCAGGCGGTACACAGAGTGCCATGGCTTGCAACCATGCATCTCCGTTTGTATATGTATCGTACACAGCTACGTCCGCAAAAATGATTAATGTACAAGCAGGTGTGATTAGGATAGCACTTAATACAACGTATCCAATTTTCTTTAAACCGTGTAATTTTGGTTGTCCTTCCAGTGTATTCACAAGTGGCCACCATAGAAATATCGCCGACATGAAAATAGTAGCAGTAAACATTCCATGCAAAATTAAGTTTAACTTAACATTGTCAAGTATTAACGGGTAATGATAAGCTGAAAATAAAAAACTAAACATAAATAAACTAATAAGCGGCTTTGTGAAGAGGCCAAAGAGTACATCGATAATCTTCACTTCCAATAACCTTGCCCATACCCAATTTGGTATCCCCATAATCAATAACGGCGCAACACCTAATAATAGAAACGCCATTTGAGTCATGTGTACGGAGAATAAGATATGCCCCAACAAATCGACCGGAGAACCTTTTAAAATATAAAGAAGTATCATTCCACTTAAAAAAAAGATTACTTGCTTACGCGTTAAAGCGGTGGAATTTTCAAACTTATGACGCCATTTAACTGTGATTAAAAAATAAATCAGTACTACCACCACTAATGACAAGAAATACCACGGACTCCATAATGCACGAAATCCAAATATACTTAAAGGCATTCACCAACACTCCTTTATAACAGTCTCTGTTCATATTATAAAGCAATACAAACCTATAACTCAATGGATGAACTATGACAAATTCAATGAATAATAAAAACTCGTACAGAAGTAGATTCTGTACGAGTTTTTTATGCGACCTATTTAACTATACAGTTTATACGTATAGTGGGTTCCACCAAACGATTGTAACGAATGTAAGAACGATTAAGAATGCTAGTAATGCTCCAGTAAACATGAACATTTCTGGTATTCCGTGCCCTTTTTCATTCATGTGCATAAAGTAGTAAAGTTGTAATCCGACTTGCACAGCAGCAAACAACAGAATGACTGGAATTACATAGAACTTAGAGAACCCGATTACATCCGCATTTGAAGCTAGTACGATCGAAAATGAAGTGAGTGTCAAGAATATCATCATTGAGAACATAATAACTTGAGCACGCATTCCTTTTCTAGCGCGAATTCTTGAAATTTCTACTTCACTTGGTGTTTTTTCATAAATTTCGATGTCCGCCATATTAACCTACCACTCCCATCAAATAGACTGCAGTGAAGATAAATACCCAGATGACGTCAATGAAATGCCAGTATAGTGAAAATGTATAATATTTTGTTGCGTTATACAAGTTCAATCCACGCTTTGCATTTCTGAAAATGAGTAACGTAATCCAAACGAGTCCAATTGCTACGTGGAAACCATGCGTCCCTACAAGTGTATAGAAAGATGAACTAAACGCACTATTCCCGTAAGTGAAACCTAGTTGTACGTAGTGAGTGAACTCATACACTTCAAGCATCAAGAAACCAAGACCTAGAAATGCTGTAATTCCTAGCCAGAGTTGCATCTTCCTGAAGTTGTAATTTCTCAGATGATACATTGCATAAACACTTGTTAATGAAGATGTTAATAATAGCATCGTCATAACAAATACAAGCGGTAATTCATAAAGCTCTTGTGTCGAAAACTCGAGACCAGCTGGCCCTTTGTTTTTTAATGCTAAGTATGTTGCAAATAGCGTAGCAAACAAAATTACTTCTCCGCCAAGGAAAAGCCAGAAACCAACAAATTTATTTTTCGCCTCAAATGTAGCTGTTTCCGGGTTATCAGGCCAAGTCTCAGGGGTGAATTTCTTATTCAAATCCATTATTTTTGACCCCCTTCACGCTTCATATCCCTTAAGATTTCTTCTTTAGGAACATAGTATCCTAAATCATCTTTTACAGAACGAATTGACATTGTAACAAAAGTCCAGAACAGACCGAACACTAGAAGTGATAGTCCCCAAGACGTTTCCAAACGGAACATTGCTCCGAATCCTGCCATAAATAATCCAAATGACATTAAGAACGGAATAATTGAACCATGTGGCATATGAATATCTTGTAGCGGAACTGCCGGTGTAACACCTGATTTGTTACCTTCTGACTTTTCAATCCATACAGTATCCAATCCACGCACAAGTGGTGTTTGTGGGAAGTTATAGTAAACCGGTGGTGATTGAGTTGCCCACTCAAGTGTACGACCATCGCCCCACGGGTCATTTCCGACACGCTCATTCTTAACTGTTGTGATGATAATGTTGATCACAAGAACAATTACACCAACCGACATAAAGAATGCACCAACTGTACTAATATAGTTTGCTGCATTCCAACCCTGTCCATCCATGTACGTAAATACGCGTCGTGGCATTCCCCAGAATCCTAACCAGTGTTGGATAAGGAATGTCATATGGAATCCGATAAAGAATGTCCAGAATGTTAACTTTCCAAGACCTTCGCTCAACATTGTACCGAACATTTTCGGCCACCAGTAGTGAGTAGCAGCTAAAATACCGAGTACGACACCACCAACAATTACATAGTGGAAGTGAGCGACGATGAAGTATGAGTCATGCAATTGGTAATCAAGTGGTGCTGCACCTTGCATAATTCCTGTTACTCCA
This window of the Sporosarcina ureilytica genome carries:
- the ytvI gene encoding sporulation integral membrane protein YtvI, with protein sequence MSKWFTKRNFIILLSVIFIILIFLYIIPVSLPIIFALLTALLIDPLVRLVEKQFKWNRKPAVISVFIFILAIISSLLYYTVTRLIGKIIDFTHAAPGHFNTLSGFWIDMQNKLFQYTAGMPTEVIESIQESFKNIFDSIRIAILELLSYDKITSLLTDVPNFLVSLIVFIIALFLFMLELPELKKLLFKYLTKSTEKKVRFMVTKLNSILFGFVKAQFLVSLIIFAVTLVGLLLIKPKYAIIMSVIIWIIDLIPILGSIIILAPWALYYFISGDVGTGTQLTILAIILLVIRRTVEPKVMGSQIGLKPLPTLIAMFIGLKLMGFLGFFIGPLVVILFTTAREANIIRVNFKI
- the ctaG gene encoding cytochrome c oxidase assembly factor CtaG, with the translated sequence MPLSIFGFRALWSPWYFLSLVVVVLIYFLITVKWRHKFENSTALTRKQVIFFLSGMILLYILKGSPVDLLGHILFSVHMTQMAFLLLGVAPLLIMGIPNWVWARLLEVKIIDVLFGLFTKPLISLFMFSFLFSAYHYPLILDNVKLNLILHGMFTATIFMSAIFLWWPLVNTLEGQPKLHGLKKIGYVVLSAILITPACTLIIFADVAVYDTYTNGDAWLQAMALCVPPGTLAGLSGLGISGPEMFTSMSSLYDQQLGGILMKVAQEMIYIFVIGKIFFTWANEERNNADEITRQELLKHQELRANS
- a CDS encoding cytochrome C oxidase subunit IV family protein → MADIEIYEKTPSEVEISRIRARKGMRAQVIMFSMMIFLTLTSFSIVLASNADVIGFSKFYVIPVILLFAAVQVGLQLYYFMHMNEKGHGIPEMFMFTGALLAFLIVLTFVTIVWWNPLYV
- a CDS encoding cytochrome (ubi)quinol oxidase subunit III, which encodes MDLNKKFTPETWPDNPETATFEAKNKFVGFWLFLGGEVILFATLFATYLALKNKGPAGLEFSTQELYELPLVFVMTMLLLTSSLTSVYAMYHLRNYNFRKMQLWLGITAFLGLGFLMLEVYEFTHYVQLGFTYGNSAFSSSFYTLVGTHGFHVAIGLVWITLLIFRNAKRGLNLYNATKYYTFSLYWHFIDVIWVFIFTAVYLMGVVG